The nucleotide sequence tcttcaaactttgaGCCTATTTTGAAGGGAATTTTTACCATCCTTTTTGACCTCGCACTAGCAGGTACCAGTCAAGGGGTATGATTTGTATGTTGGATCTAATTATTAATGACATGAGCTTACGCAATGCATGATCACCAATTTTTGCTTAGGCGGAATTCGACGGTACACTAATCGGTGTTTGATGTAACCATTAGCCAAACGAACATAACTTACAATTCACAAGTTCCAGTGCATGCAAATATAGATGACCAAAGTATGGAACTTCCAGTTCACAAGTTCCAGTGCATGCCAACATATATGACCAAAAGAACCGAACTTCCAGTTCACAAGTTCCAGCGCATGCCAACATGGCAACATATATGACCAAAAGGCAACAGGCAGCCAACCTAAGGCAACAGACACAGCGAACATCTACTAGAGTTCCATGTGGCCTAAAGTTCAGGTAAACCTACATAATTAACAAAAGACTACTTAGTGAGACAACCACAACCAACAGCTATCCAAGTTCATGGCCATGACCATCCAGGTCAGTTTAGTTACAAAATATATCCATAGTTTTAGGAATGTACAACTAGTCCGCTGTCATGCTAAAAGTTGACAATTGCACCAGATGCAGCACCAACCCCAACATGGTTGGGGCCTGAGTTTCCATTCGAAGCCACAGGTCCAGACGAAGCCTGTTTTATATTTCAAACCAAATGATTTAATATTAGTCCTCTCATAAGTTAAATGGGAAATAATTACTCATGCAAAAGATATTACAGACTACCATGTATCAAATACTTACTAGGTGAGTCAACATGACAGGTAAGGGAGGTGTGCCTGAAGCTGACAAGTCTATGTTCAGCTTACTTTGTATCACCTGCAATCCATTTCACATGTACACTAGTGAGTGCGACCAACCCAAAATTCAAATTCTATAATGATAAAAACACTACTAGCTGTGTCTTATAAGCAATAGCAAACAAATTCAACTTGACCAAGTAAAGTTATACCACTTACCCTTAAAGCAGCTTCAAAGAATGCTGATTTCTGTTGAGAGGCTATCTTTTCCAACTCCCTCTCCTTGcgctcttcctccctctccttacGCTCCTGCTCCTTCTCTCGCGCCCTCTCTTCACGCTCACACTCCTTCTCCTGCTCCTTCTCCTgccgctccctctccttctcacgctccctctcttcACGCTCTCGCTCCCTTGCCTCGCGCTCCTCTTGTAGTTGCCGCAGAAGGTCTTCAACCTGGTTTGTGTTGTCATGATCTGTCCTCAATCTTCTGCGAGGGCGTTGATCATCACGCGAATTATCACCAAACACTGCTGATGAGTCAATGAGTCCATCACCAATCATGAAACGGCCATGTTTCTTTCCACCACCAGCCATGTGCACAGCGACAGGATCAATGGGAGAAGTGCGCCAATCATTTTCTGGCCCATGCAACTGAACATAAGCTGCAGCATAGGCCTCCTGTTGCAATCAGATCATAtcttaaattagttctaatgtAAAAAATGATGAACTACGTCTATGATTCATCATCACTCCTGCTCAACTTGCATAGATGATACACGATATAAAATACTCATATATATGCATCAGCACAACATTTGCAAGTTCCTCCACTTATTCCAATATAATAGCAACATGCTTTGCAAAATTTCCAAGTGTATCACCATTTTTGGGGCTCATTGCTAGCTATTCATGCATAAGTGTTTTGACAACCATTACTGACAACACATAATCATGATAAGTAAAAGACACTATCTGATTTGCACCACAAAATATTTAGCACTTACAAGCTTCTCAGCTACACGCGGGTCACAGCTGAATTGTCCATCCTCTCGATTTTCCCTCCTTCCTTCTGTGTAGGCCTCTAGTGGAGCAACTGGCcgctttttcttcttctcctatATGACATAGATAGAATATAAATTATGTCAGATTTTCTTTGGCCAGAATCTCCTACATGTTTAAACAGAGATGCACATACCAAATTTTTTTGGTAACGGCTCAAGTTAGCACTGCCTTGGCGGTGAGATGGCCCTTTCATTTTCTCCCTCCGTATCCTATGAGCACGTGAGACAGCCTGCCATTTTGGATTACACCACCGCAATCGTATCAACTCCCGCCATGCATTTTCTGAATTCAGGAACCACCATGGTTCTACCTATAGGAGAAGCACAGACATATTCATTAATTACTAATCTATTTAGCAAAcaacaataaattataaatgttCAATCATATCACCTTTAGGTACTCGCTCTCTGTAAGATAAGTTCTGCATGCGATTTCTCTGGAAGTGTTCACCTTCAGGATTTTCCTTTGGTAATTAAGCACAGCTAGGATGCGAGTTTCATAAAACAAGCGATCAACAAGGCCCTTGACACAATTGTGGACAACCTTTCTAGCTTCTTGTTCTTTTCCCTCTGCCCACCTGAAGTAAAGCTGCAGCTATGAAAAGTTAAAGGCCTGCTTGACACTAAAAACTATGGTATTCAAATATTGTGGCATATCGATATTTTACtatccaaacaggccctaaactaGGAAAAATACAGATATAATAAAATGTGCGATGTACTCCAAATTAGAGAAGGAAATGTTCACAAACAAACCCAGAAGTCTTCCTCAACACGATGGAGACAGCTTGGCAGCCGTATTTGATTGCTTCTTGGAGTATCCGGCGCTATCCTGTAATGTTTCCAACTCCATGCTGGCTCCTCTTTACCCTTCAATGTGACAATGCCAGGGAACCATTGTTTAAGAAGTAATGTCAGGATGCTATTGGGGACCCTAATGTTGCCTCCATAATCATTTGCTCGCCATTGCCTGTGCATATCAACAAACAGGTAGATCAGTCCTTCATATTCAACATAATGGAAAATACAAAAATAGCCTTTTTACCTGTCTCCTACTGGAGTCAGCACAGGTTTGTCCTCCTCTCGGGTAGGTTGTGGTGGCACACGTGTAGGACCACGAAACCAGATTTCCTCAGatgtttcttcctcctccaaaaTCTCCTCATCCAAATTAGGAGAATGATTAGGTTGTTGGGAACATGAGGACCTTGTACTGCATCTGGGCAAGGTAGCACCACTCACTGCCTGATCTGAACAATTGGAAGCCTCCCTATTGCCTAAGCTCAAGCGCCGCATATTCCTAGAAAATTAAGGTTTGAAGTATTATATGAAACAGATCAAATGGCAGTACATAGCAGTGCCGCAGCAACATGGTTCATGGTATAATAAAATGTACATATAAGGTTACAAACAATGTAGCAGTTCAGATGATCACAAAATATGGAACGAATCATCCCCATTCAACATCCAGCAACAAGCTAAACAAGTAGGGACGTGGCTAACTCTCAGCCTAACCAATAATATGCATCTATTGACATGTACAAAAATTTGAAAACCGTTTAGTCTGACGCTACAAGGACTCTCACCCACATCATTTTGTAGTTATCAGGGTTTGCTTTTTTATTTACACAGCACTGCAGCTTATTTCATAGCGATCATGGTGTTGATATAAACTAGATTTTCAACTGAGATGCAGTCCATATAAATCAGACAACGAACTCTTTCTGGATTCAGAAAGAAAAGGACGTCTATTTCCCAGAATCAAGAACCATCATTGCATAAGATTCAAGAACCACTCACACACCACGCCGGATAGGAGGATGTAGCTGTGTAATACCTCACCCTGCTCAGTTGCTTCTTGATCGGGGACTGGGGAGCCTTGCTGCACAGCTTGACGAGGATGTACTGGTCAGCGCAGTGGATGCCTGGATGGACGTGGACGTACAGGGCCTCGTAGATGGAGTGGGATGCGACCCCTCGTCGACCGGGGACGCGCTGCCACCCTCGCCGGCCTAGCCGGGGACGCACGGCCGGCCGTGAACGGAGAGACCGAGAGGGGAGAAGTGAAGCGGCGGGGGTGGGGATGGGGACTGGAGAAAGAGGAACGGTGGAACGGGAATCGATCGATTATATAAGGAGTAGGGTTTTGCTGTGCCTCTTGTTTGGGCCCACAGGTGGGCCGTGGCCTGTTCCCGATAGCAATTACACACGAACTCTCGAGAATTTACTGTTCCATGTGCGCCAAAAAAAACACCccgcgccaaaaaaaaaaacaccgcgCGCCATCCGCCGATTCTGCCCGCGTCAACGGAAATCACCGCCcgccaagcaaaaaaaaaatccgcgcCAAGCCACGGTAGGAACGGTGGGTCCCATGGTTACCGAGCGGTTTGGCGTACTTTTGGTCTTCCCGAGTTTTTTTCATCGCTAACACACGGTATATTTGCAATCTTACCTGGTGCAACGTGATACTCTCGGTAAGTCACCGAGTACTAGCAAAAACTAACTCCCGGTAACAGGGTGAGGCACACGGCAGCTTCACAAGCTCTGGTACTTGATTGTATTATGTAAAAAGAAaagatatatataataaaagcgAAATACAGATTTCAGATTAGTTACATGATTTGTATGTAatgtattcaaattttgtatGTACTTGATGCTTCTGTTATTCTTAGTTCATAATTGCATAACCGATCAATTTTCACTTCTATTCACTTCGTTGAGATTATTTCAATTTAAATATTTCATCGATGCAATTTTCACAATGATTATTTTTCCAGATAAATTGTTTCTGTAAGTTGAAGTTGAAGATTGGATTCTACGTGTTGCAAATTAAAGTATATGCTGTTTAGACTATAGTTCAGAATGAAACATCGTTATATTTTGATTGGTGATAAAGTGGTTCTATTCAGATGGATATTTAAATTAAATTACATgtttcatatattaaaattacagtgaaattaatatgttttttttcaaattttatatgtaATTTATGCTTCCGTTTCAGTTTCATAGTTTATATTCGAAGAAGCTAGAATGTTTTTACCTGAATTTATTGCTTTTGTTTTCTGTTATAGCTAAAAATGTATCCAATTAATTTGGGCTATCTGAATCTGTTCATGATTTGGGCTCAAATTTTGTTTGAAGATGGCTATGTGATTATGATATTTTTAGATGGCCCTTTGATTATGAAACATGGGCTTTTAAATGGGCATGTAATTGTGAAGAACAATTtctattttattgtgattttgtTTTCAATGTTGTTTTAACATGCCTTGATTTGGGCTTGCGATTGGGTTTGTGCCGTAAAAATGGGATTGGATCGGGGATGGGCCATTCGAATGGTCTAATTACAATTCTGATGGTCCGTTTTGACTATTTGTGATTTTGTctaattattatttgttaaATGTTGATCGAAGTGTTAGAAAATCAGACAGATTTGACGTGGTATTTTCTGTCGAATGAGATTCGAGCGGTAAACAATCCCGTTTTGGGTGAAAGTCAAAACAAGGAATGGGAACATGGCTCGTCACCATCGGACTCATGATCAGGCTCATGAGCCTTTGTTCGGATGACAGGGGAAAGGCCGGAATCCTTGCCTATTTCCCGACCTCGAAGTGGAAGCCCACCACAAGGGGAAGAAATCCCAGAATTGCTCAAAAGTTCATTTGGGATGTTATCTGAGGAGCTCGACCCCCTCGTCTTCCTCTCGCACGGGACACAGGGGCAAACCCTAGCCCATCCGCCACCctcttcccttcctctcctccccttgcCGTTGCCGAAGTGCACCGCCGGAGAGCCGAGCGGCCAGCCGGGAGCAGCGGCGAGGCCAAATACCCGGCTACACTCCCCTCAGCACGAGAGATGGTGACACGGCACGAGGTATAATACGTCGAGTTTCGAATTAGTGTATTTCGGGGAATATTAGAAACAAACATGCAAAAGTTTAACTTTTTAACTGTTGTTCGAATAGGCGATCAGGAATGATGGATGCGTAGAGCTTGTGTAGTGCAAAGAAGACTATAAGTTTGTAGTAATCGGAGTCCAAATGAAGTCCCGTGGATTGAATCAATGTGGACCGTTTGATCTCCTTTCTAGTATCTTTATATACctacaagaaagaaaaaaggaaagcgGAAAAAATGAGAGATTGAGAGCCTCTacaaccctagccgccactgCTCCTGCGCCCTTGTCGCCGCTGCTGTTGTTcctgtcgccggcgccgcttcTTCGCTGCCACTGCTACAGCCGTGGCTGGTCACCGCAGCCATCGCGTCATCTGTCGCCACCGGGGAACCCTTTCTGTTTTTCTCCTTCCCGGTGAGCTCTTGCTGTTGTTGACCCGATCTGTTGCTGCTGTGTGATTTggttcctgctgctgctgcttctgctaaCCTTTCCTTGCCGGTGCTGTTGTTGCTCCTAATGCATggcctgctgctgttgctgctgcagcgAATCAGAGAGAAGGGTCTACAGAGGTTGTAcaggaggaagaaagaaaggaaaaggcaGAGCAACATTGAGGAATTTCAGCGATTTCGCAAATTAGGGAAATTTGTCGCAAGGTAGTGTTCCTCCTCTGCAAGGGTAACTTCCTTTTAGTCCCTAGACATAAAAGATTCAGATAGAAATTGATTCGGTAGCTGTTTGTGCAAATTTTGAAGTTCTTGATTATAGGCTCGAAACCGTATTTTTTCAAATCTGGTATGAAACGATCGGGATTCAGGTTAGGAGtcctaaataaagtttgtagtCGTCATCAATATCTTTCTATTGGTTCTTGTTTCGAATGATTTCAATAAACGGTTTAGAAGAAAGAACAAAAACAGTACTGCTGACCAGGCCTGTTTTAGTAGGGACAGTAATTAGTTTTCTTAATCTGAGACCTACATAAGCTTAACCCGATTTTTTCGCCCAACATGAAAGTTGGAGACAATTTTTTCTAAATGACTGAAGTTGTATTATTATCCAGACTCCCTTAGACGATTTGCGAGTTATGAGCAATAAAAGAACTACTATAGGTTGTTTAATACAAACCcataaaaaagtttatatgttaTAAGTTTTGATTTTAGTAAATATCCCTTGTAACTATCATTAGTTGAATATAATTTTACCACATAGGTGTGGAGAGATCTAGTGTGGAACGTGGTTTGTCAGGTTACCGTCAAGGTTAAAGGCAAGTGCATGACGAACTAATTGTGTGATTCATGGATTGTTTgctctatatatttatttccaatATATTTCTATGTGATTTGTGACTGCTTAGGTTCAGATTATTGTTCATGCCATTTAGATTTCAAGTTTATCTTATGTTTACGAAGTTATTCTTGTTTCAGTATTCCGGATTTTGGTTTTGGGTAAATAATTCAAGTTCCATGCTTACCATGGATGTGTAATATGGCTTAAATTTGGTTCTTTGTTTCCGGTTTCAATCATTCGTGTTCCATGTGAGTCATGGATGTGCTATCCGGATTTTTATTCATGTTCCTATGGGTAAGCGTTGATCACGCTTACTCGGCTTTGCCTCCAAATGCTAGGATGTATTCACAATTGTCCGGGATAGAAACTACTATTTTCTTTAACTTGGTATTTgaaatgtgttttttttcaaacaaagaAAGTTTTCCGTTCAGACTTTATTGCCAATGATGTGTATGCGTGTTTTCTAGTTCCACATTGTACTTGTTGAGTATTTCCgtactcactcttgtgtttatttggttttaggtACACCTGAGATCGGAATGCATGGGGGAAGTAGCACCCTTATATACACATCTATCATCACACTATCAAACTATATTGCATAATGACACTTGAACTATATCCTGGTTTGGTATTGTAATAATCTTTTAGATTTCTATTAGTTCTTTTCCATGGATTATATGGATGGATAGCACTGtgggaatgatattattattagtTTAATTTATTACTACATGTTCTTTTCCATGGATTATATGGATGGATAGCGTTGtgggaatgatattattattacTTTAATTTATTACTGCCTGTCGTGGATGTCTATATTTATAGAGGGGACTCTGTCGAAAttcttaatgaatttaagactTAGTGTTTTTTGTTCCGTAGTGTGTAGCATTCTAGGTAAGGGGATACCTAGGTGTCGGTGACacgggaccgggagtatcatgacttagagacttgaggcagacacgatcacccacgtggcctaatcccctcggggggggggggggtcgggcccgagggtgatacggccgcccttctctttgtctccccgaggggtcggaccgctcccgtctcggccccgagggccgaggcaccccgaccccttgtgggttttgcgccgcgtatatggggtaggtgagcatagcggggctcacctaaccacatttattgcggtttggacgagcgcgtcacgccgcatgtaacgcagtgcagcgcgctcgtttatccggtctgtgatcagtcacagaccggtcagatcgtgggttaggtggcgacaggcggtctgacgcacgcctcgccccatcccgtcaggacgagagcctcaaagcactcgtccctagccggagccggcgtgttacctcctggagatggcacgttggttccggtcagatatatgccaggcttcatcctaaccattacaggcaagatattgtatgaagaagggcgaacatgcagattgataaactgacgcgtggtggacaagaatgaccgatttgtgaccggtctgacactggtcatgtcgtcagcagacagccatgttcccacgtcgcgcctgcttccggcggaagtggaggtaggtatgggctaacc is from Oryza sativa Japonica Group chromosome 9, ASM3414082v1 and encodes:
- the LOC4346816 gene encoding autonomous transposable element EN-1 mosaic protein is translated as MRRLSLGNREASNCSDQAVSGATLPRCSTRSSCSQQPNHSPNLDEEILEEEETSEEIWFRGPTRVPPQPTREEDKPVLTPVGDRQWRANDYGGNIRVPNSILTLLLKQWFPGIVTLKGKEEPAWSWKHYRIAPDTPRSNQIRLPSCLHRVEEDFWLYFRWAEGKEQEARKVVHNCVKGLVDRLFYETRILAVLNYQRKILKVNTSREIACRTYLTESEYLKVEPWWFLNSENAWRELIRLRWCNPKWQAVSRAHRIRREKMKGPSHRQGSANLSRYQKNLEKKKKRPVAPLEAYTEGRRENREDGQFSCDPRVAEKLEAYAAAYVQLHGPENDWRTSPIDPVAVHMAGGGKKHGRFMIGDGLIDSSAVFGDNSRDDQRPRRRLRTDHDNTNQVEDLLRQLQEEREAREREREEREREKERERQEKEQEKECEREERAREKEQERKEREEERKERELEKIASQQKSAFFEAALRVIQSKLNIDLSASGTPPLPVMLTHLASSGPVASNGNSGPNHVGVGAASGAIVNF